A part of Aegilops tauschii subsp. strangulata cultivar AL8/78 chromosome 2, Aet v6.0, whole genome shotgun sequence genomic DNA contains:
- the LOC109770858 gene encoding NDR1/HIN1-like protein 26: protein MGMGMESEAMAAGPASTHCFVKAASLSLPSLFCFCISLLAPFYLHYFVPLAPFCFPVWTPYSLGFFSSPLVSVVSLVIGCCCYCCCCCCCSGSMGTPSPTPYHLQSPRTIITKIISMKQQEPATPDPPPPSKIILQPRRRTTPAMWCAAIAGFAFSVLLILAGLIILIVYLSVKPRTPSFDVANAALNTVYVGSPSYYYNGDMTLVANISNPNHKMGVVIQSGAVELFFRGRLVSVQALPPFAQPRGHFTVLNVHMLSSQVALPPEVAADLLSQMRSNKILYTIRGTFKVRERFWSWHYTYRLTAICDLELTSPPSGVLLDRRCTTSK from the coding sequence atgggaatgggaatggagtCCGAGGCAATGGCAGCCGGGCCAGCATCCACTCACTGCTTTGTAAAAGCTGCTTCTTTATCCCTTCCCTCTTTATTTTGCTTTTGCATTAGCTTATTAGCCCCCTTTTACCTCCATTACTTCGTTCCTTTGGCTCCCTTTTGCTTTCCCGTTTGGACACCATACTCTCTTGGCTTCTTCTCCTCTCCTCTAGTCTCTGTGGTTTCGTTGGTGATTGGTTGTTGTTGttattgctgctgctgctgctgctgctcgggATCAATGGGTACTCCTAGTCCTACCCCGTACCACCTCCAGTCTCCACGGACCATCATCACCAAGATCATCAGCATGAAGCAGCAGGAGCCGGCGACGCCCGATCCGCCGCCTCCGTCCAAGATCATCCTGCAGCCGCGGCGCCGGACCACCCCGGCGATGTGgtgcgccgccatcgccggcttCGCCTTCAGCGTCCTCCTCATCCTCGCCGGCCTCATCATCCTCATCGTCTACCTCTCGGTGAAGCCGAGGACGCCGTCCTTTGACGTCGCCAACGCCGCCCTCAACACCGTCTACGTCGGCTCCCCCTCCTACTACTACAACGGCGACATGACGCTGGTGGCCAACATCTCCAACCCCAACCACAAGATGGGCGTCGTCATCCAGTCCGGCGCCGTCGAGCTCTTCTTCCGGGGCAGGCTCGTGTCGGTGCAGGCGCTGCCGCCCTTCGCGCAGCCGCGGGGGCACTTCACGGTGCTCAACGTCCACATGCTGTCCAGCCAGGTGGCGCTGCCGCCGGAGGTGGCCGCCGACCTGCTCAGCCAGATGAGGAGCAACAAGATCCTCTACACCATCAGAGGGACCTTCAAGGTCCGGGAAAGGTTCTGGTCATGGCACTACACCTACCGGTTGACCGCCATTTGTGACCTCGAGCTCACCTCGCCACCCTCTGGAGTTCTTCTTGATAGGAGATGCACAACATCAAAGTGA